AAAAGGCATGCTAGGAGCACACGGCGAAACAAAACAAACCCTGCTACGGCGTGTTCTGGACCGCAAGGTGCAATTCCAATTGCTTGTCAAGTGCTCATGTTGGACTTTAAACCGAACTTTACTCCTTCCAGGGCCTTTCCAGAGAAGATTTCCACTGATACGTCGACAGAAGGGCCATGCACAGGATGTGACGTTGCCGTGTCGGTGGACCGTCGTAAAGGTCCTGAAGATTTCCACTGGAAAGCATGGGCTTCTGCGATACGGCAATGACAAGTGGACGAGTAACCATTAAAATACGATGTTCGGGCTCTTAAAAGCCCTCCTTCTGTACGAAGTAGTTGACAGCTAACCGCGCAACCCCAGCGTGAATGCCCAAAAGTACTTCGAGGCAGTTTTGGGTGATGCTTTAATATGCCATGAGTTGACTTGTCAACCACACATACCTAGTTCGTATCGCTATTGCAGATACTCGGCCAGCACGTCTCTAATGTTTATATCTATTACCTAATTCCTAGCTTCATTACAGATATTCAACTAGCGCATCTAGCACTTATCCTTATTTTGATCTTTGCCTccattctcaatttttttttttttttttttttaaaatccgaTCCATGTAGAGAAAACAACTTATGCTGCTGTCTTGTGTTTGTAGATCCAAGTCAGGCAGGATAGTTTTGAGTGTAAATCCAAAAATAAGGATTAGCTCAAGTTGTGTATCTTTTGTGAATTGAATTCTATTAATGGCAGTGTTACAAGTGAGTATTTGCCAGATGCACGTTCATGTATGATTTGCTACCAATTTTTGACAAGTAAATGGAAGGTTTCCTTGAAAAAACACGTAAACGGCAAGGACATCTCCTTTTCTTATGGTGACATATATTTTACTCTTCTGATTCAGTACATGATGTTCTACCAGCTAGAGACATAATTTTCATCCTAAGAATTGCCGGAGTCGGTATTAAGAATTGGATACTTGAATGTGCTATTAATGTGTGTCTAAATATTTCTTTTGTGGAAATAGAAGGCTAGTCCTCACCCTCTATCCTATACCTACTTCACCACTGCCTAGATCAAAGCTTAGGCTCTAGAAACAAATCAAGCCACTACCTAATGTGTAAGAGAGTTATATATAGAGAGGTCAAATTGAGCattgatatatttaataaatgaatATCTGCTTTTTGCCACTTGGTTGCACCATTTGAAACAAGATTCAATGGCCTGTATCTAAATTTTTGCCTCTTATCACTATACACATTGGTTGTTTAGTTCGAGACTAGTACATTGAATGTGGTTTGTTTTTTCTAGTAATGGCATAATTACTTGCATTGCACACTACATGGGTTGTGAACATATATAATGACTTTCCTATACTATGCACTATTTTTTCTCCTATGAAGAAAATTGTTCACTAGTTTGGGGAGCATGATTATGTTGTTAGGTGCTATTCAATTTGCTCAACAGCTAGTCCTAGTAATTTGAATCGTGTGGCGCCATTGTTTAAGAGCACTTCTAAGGTGAAAAATCATGTCCTGACTGCCATTAGTATTGATTGTTGGTAAAAAAgtcttatttttagattttggTTTCTAGATTGTCTTGTTATTTTTTCACTACATGTGCTTTAAATACAGACATGCTACTAAGCCTACCAATACCATTGGTGTCGGTATGCATCAACTTCATGCTATCAAAACATAATATTATTTTGTTCATTTTCTTTGCTTGGaaacataattttattatttatctcttcTATTTGGTTTAATCCGCTATCCTCTTATCTTACCATTCTTATTTTAGGTATATGGTGATTTGCAATACCATGTTAGGACACGGGCTAAAGGGATGAGGAGAattgaaataaaataatttttttacaaggaacaatatattttataattatattagttGCAAGTATTTTTTCTTCTTAGTGAGATAACTGTCTTGTAAGTAAGCCGACGCCGTAATCATTataaattaatgatcaaattttatatatttttctataaaattaattttatatgtatattataGGGAAAAATAATTCATAACTATTTTGTTAGTAAGCCAAATTATAATCATTACAAATTAACGGTCCAATTTTGTacgtttttttataaaattaattttacatgTATATTATAGAGAAAAACAATTCGCTACTTTATAAACCCAACAAACCCCCTCCtttctgaagaaaaaaaaaaaaaaaatgttactcCCACGGAAGATAGAGTACGAGTTCTTTGTGATATGCAGTTAACTGAATTGTACAATATGGTACAGTATTTAATGGTTGCTATTAGCAGATTTATAGCCatcaaataagataattttattGGCTATACATAGGACATCTTATTTAATGACCAGCCACCGTCTGATGGCGGCTAAGTAATGTAAGACACCGTTGTGCAGCCAGTTCAATGGTTGTGCACTCATTCCACGCGCCAACCATTCAATGGTTGTGTGGGCCCAATGACATGAGCACGGTTGTGCCGGCTGGCAGGGCTCGATAGGCGATGGGGCATTCGCTGGGCGGCAAGGCCAGCCGAGCAATTAGAAGTAGGCCttcgatttgatttaattttttatttaaattttaatattaaatttatatttattttaataaaaaattaaatcagatcggATCAAATTCATGATCAAATTTATTGACTCATTGAATCATTCGAACCAAATTGGATCCATATATAATCCGGTCCCAATTTATGAAATACGGATTCAATTCAGATTCGgttcagatcggatcggatcggatcatgaATTTGATTTATTTGAAACCTACCATCAGTGAATATTAATACTGGATAATAACTAAAaaatatctcttttcttttttttttttcaatcttctaattatcatttataataattaattatattggATAGCATTGAGAAATAAGTAATTTTTGAGAAAAGTCATGATTTCAGAAATTCATacaaaagaagaaaagtaaaaaaaaataaattttatatagtgatataattatcttaatttaaaatatcatataagaagaatacttgtatATAATTAAAAATGAGACTGCATGTATTGTAGATGATACAATATCTGTGCATATTAGAGCATGCTTTAGAATTTTTTAAAGTCAACAAAATGAAATAAAATTCAAGAAGTCCTCTTGCTTTTGTACCTCATGGCACTGTAAATATAAACCAgaagatttaaaaaattgaaagaagccaAAAAAAATAATCGATATgtcatttatttaaattatcagaaATCTATCCAATCTTTTCTCCTCACATTGTTATAAATGTTACAACAGtcagaataaaaaaattgaaaggtttgaaaaatttttagttttaaaGATTTTTAGTTTGGGAATCAGATGGAGCAGATCAaaggatttgaaaaattttggtccaAGTTCAAAACTTATTTGAGTGAGTTATTCTAACTGAGTTTTGATCTTATATTTAAATCCGAATCAGATCGGATCATGTATCTTAAGATTCAAATTAACCCAAAAATTTTTACGGATCGGATCAAATCAGATCGGatcgaattcaaattcaaaaaattcaaactcgataaaaaaaaaataagtttaatTTTTGAATCCAgtcaattttataatttttttaaataaatttaaattaaattaaattaaattatgaatcaattCATTTGTGGCCTTAATTAGGACGATTTAGATCCACTCCCATCTCATTTCCCATTCAAGTGAGATTTAGTCCAAATCTAAGCGTCGAGCGCGTACGCCACTCTATTACCGAAGTGCCCCTCCTTTCCCCGTCGTCGTCGTCATGATTTGACGGATTTTACGTAAAATTTAAATGACTCAAGGAATGGGCGCCCTTCTTATGTGTGCCACTTTAGTCAAACCGTTGAAACGTTGAATGGCATATCTTGTAGTTCCTTCAAGAAAGTTTCCGACATACGCGCCATAAAACGACGTTCGACGGTtacattaaaaagaaaaaaaaaaaaaaaaaaactagccgTCAGTTCAGACGACGTTCGAACCACCCTCGTAATTTGATGCGCACACCAAGGACATTTTAGTCGTACTGGGTATCCTCGGGCTCAATCTTGAACCTTCGAAGTGGTTTTTATTTACAGGTAGCCATCTCCAAAGCCGTTTGAAAGCCGGCGCAGGAGACGACGGTTGTGGTAAAAGTACCCTCGCCTCGTTAAATAAATAACAGCTGTCCTGGAACCGGCGCCTTCCCTATCTTTGGTCTTTCATTCCCCCCTCTCGTGCGAAGGAGAAGAAAACCCTAATCCAGGAAAGAAGGCcagaggaagggggaggagaggacGAGGAAGACTGACGGGGGCGCGCGAGTGAGCTAGCTTTTGGACTGAGGAGGCTTGCTGTTTCTCTTGTCTTCTTGTCTTCCCGTGCAAAGGTTCTGAGCCGATCcatccttctctctttctcattcTCTCTCTGCCTGCCCGTGTTTGGACTTAATGGATCTGGGGTTGATTTGCGGAGGCGCGATCGCCTTTATCCTGTTGATGCTGTGGTCTTTTGAATGTTGAGGGACATTTCCGATCTAAATGGTTCATGTCGTTTTGTCTTCTTTTGGCATTCTGaacttttttttgattatttaatttttatttttatccaaGAATGGAGTTCGACAGCTGGATTTTgtgcattttttattttttaatatcagtGGGCGGATTGCTTTGTTTTGAGGTCTGTACTTATGGTGATGATTATTGTCAAGAATTTCTCCTCTTTGTTTCGTTTCCGTGGATAAGGTTGTCCacgattttattattttaacgaAATGTCGagcctttttattttttattctttactTATGACCAATTTAAGTCAAGGGAATTTgtaacttattttaaatttttctataattttgttTATGGAAGAAAATTCTAGACGAACAAAAGATGAAAAttgttttgttaaaaaaaaaaatgatggagggATGGTCTGCTAGATAGATTAATCGATGAGATCTGTTGCGATGTGTTAGAATTTACATTTCCCAATTTTATGAAGTCTAATACAAATTAGGGGATTGCTCGTCTTTAACCTAACAGGTTGGGGAAAAAAAATCGTCATCAACAAATCAGGCTGACCGAGGTAATTTGGTAAAGAGTGTCTCCATATCCCCATCATGGTTGCTTCGATTGCCGCTTCGGCCTTTTTCCCCACACCATCTTTCTCCCCCACGGCATCAGCAAAAGCTTCGAAGACCATTGGTGAAGGCTCCGAGAATTTGGATGTTCGGGGTATCATAGCCAAACCCACCTCTTCTTCGGCGGCTATGCAGGGTAAGGTGATGGCCCAAGCCGTCCCCAAGATCAATGGCGCGAAGGTTGGCCTGAAAGCTGAATCCCAAAAGGCTGAGGAAGATGCTGCCCCTTCCTCAGCCCCGAGGACATTCTATAATCAACTACCTGACTGGAGCGTGCTCCTTGCCGCCGTAACAACGATCTTTTTGGCTGCCGAGAAGCAGTGGACCCTTCTTGATTGGAAGCCACGGCGTCCCGACATGCTTACTGATGCATTTAGCCTTGGGAAGATTGTGCAGGATGGACTAGTTTTCAGGCAGAACTTTTCCATCAGGTCATATGAGATTGGGGCTGATCGGACGGCTTCTATAGAAACGTTAATGAACCATTTACAGGTAAGCTGAAGGAGAATCTAGTATGTTCAATATCTGGCTTCTATTTTGTTTGATTTCTCACGATGCCGTGTGTCTGCAGGAAACAGCACTTAATCATGTGAGGAATGCTGGGCTTCTGGGCGATGGTTTTGGTGCCACACCAGAGATGAGTAAAAGAAATTTGATTTGGGTTGTCACTAAAATGCAGGTCCTGATTGAGCACTATCCTTCCTGGTATTTTCCTTGTCCAGATCATATCCTTTCTTTTGCTCGCTCAAAATAAGTGAAACCAATGCTAAATTTTATTGCTTTTAGGAGTTCTTTGGAAGTTGATGTTGCAGATTGTATTCCTGGGAATGCTTTGTTTATTGCCGGATGCTTATGATAAAATGATTGAAATcaattgataaaataaaaaatgggTTTTGAAAGCCTGGCATCTCAATTAGTCTATCCAGTTTTGCAACTGATGgctggaatagtttgaatatagCTGAGATATTCTGTTATTTAAGATGATCGTTAGAATCAAATATATTGCAGTATCCATGAAATATAAAACCAAGATTAATGCTTATTTTAAGCAATTGATTTTGGTATGATAATTTAATATTCCATTGAAGATTGCAAAAGAAATCATTGGAAAATTTCAGGTATATTGGTTTATACCATCCAAAATGATGAGGACTGAGATTTATATGTGCCGTGGGAGAGTGGATAATGAGACAAATTGATATCTTGACTGAGATGGAAACTCAGCATCCAACATAACTCAAGCAATTATTTGGATTGGATGCTTTGGTTCATTGTGGCTTAAGTCTCATCGGTAAATTATCTTGGAGTAGATGTAGGTCTCATGGGTTTAGAAAGTGAAACTTTGTTCATAGTATATACCTGTTTGAACAATAAGTTATTTCTTGCAGAAACTCTTTGTTGAGGCGGACATTAATCACAATTTGTTTAAGTTGTTgaatttgtaggtcttgaactcgCAGTTATGTATTCCTATTTCAATCTAGTCTGCTCATTGTGGTTtattcccctttttctttttgtttataACATATGTGGTCATATATGGGATTCTGTGAACTCTTTTGTCACCTCGGAAAGTCAAAGCAGAGATCTGCGACATTGGTACCATACAAAATTATGAAAATCCCGCAAATGCTTGTCGAAACTTTTCTGCTGAAATACTTTGCTGGACTCTGTTTTGTTGAGTCACTTGTTTCTTTCCTGCTACCATGGGTTTCTGGCTTCATCTTCCTTTTAACTTTTCTTGGATATTGTTGTTCAAAGTATGGCATAAATGGTCATGAGGTGGTTTGACTAATTCGtcatttatgatgaaattcaGAATAGATATTTCTTATGTAAATGCTTTTCGGTCTTCTATTATTTGTACTAGACTAAAACCACTTTGACCTTGTTGCTTTATCAATCAGTTGAGTCAAAACTTTAAGCTTTTTACATGTATTGTTTCTCTTAGACTTCAAAAGACTAATTGATTGTATCTATCTTTTATTACTTGCATAGCCATGCAGGAGGTATGCTTCATCTAGTGATTGGCTTGATAGAGGAAAATGGATTATTCGGTTTCTTTGCAAATATAAACCCAGGCAATGTCGAATCTTAACATATAATTTTGTTTAATAgtgtttttgatttgattttacaGGGGGGATGTTGTTGAAGTAGATACATGGGTTGGTGCATCTGGTAAAAATGGGATGCGTCGTGATTGGCATGTTCGTGACTACCGAACAGGCCAAACTATATTGAGAGCCACCAGGTTGGTATTTGCTTTTCTGGCATGAACGTTACTGAGTGTCTTGTGTCattctttgatttctttttttttttaaaaaaagaaaaactcaGTATCTGTTTCTTTATGCTTATTGTGATTCTTATACCATGTAACATGGGTGCACTGGGTAATGGTTTTTGGCTTTTCTTCTGGGCATCCAGTATCTGGGTGATGATGAATAAACACACTAGGAAGTTGTCTAAAATGCCCGAAGAAGTCAGAGCAGAGATAGGGCCTTACTTTATGGAACATGCTGCTATTGTGGACGAGGACAGCAGAAAGCTTCCAAAGCTTGATGATGATACTGCAGATTATATTAAATGGGGCCTGACTGTAAGTATGAGGTGGACATACAAAGTGATCTTTATTTTCCTTTCCTTCCATCATCTGTTTGTTTTCATATTATGTTACTTATGGTATATTTTTTTCACTTATATTATGCAGCCTCGATGGAGTGATTTAGATGTGAATCAGCATGTGAACAATGTCAAATATATAGGCTGGATTCTTGAGGTAATTTTGGAGAGCTGGCAGCTATCTCAGCACTTACCTCTGCTTATATATGTTTGCAAGTGTACCCATTGGACGAACCTTTCTATTGTGCCTGCTTTTGGCATCTTTGTTAGGAAAAGAAAAACTAGGATTGTGATTTACCAGTAGCTTATCCTCTGAAGTTAAGAAAATTCTTTGTGCTAGCAACATAATCGTTTCAACATTTCTTTTGTCCTATGCTTACTTGATATTATTTCATAATGTATAGTAAGGCTTAGTTACAGGTACCTTATGGATGCACTTATATGCACAGTCTTGAAAGGAGGGGGGGACCTACGATTGTGATTGACCAGTATCTCATCCTCTGAAGTTTAGCAAAGTCTTTATGCTACTAACATAACTGTCTAAACATTTCTTTTATGCTATTGTTAGTTGATATTATTTCATAATGTATGCTATGGCTCAGTTAGGTGTATCATGTGGATGGATTTATATGCAGTCTTGAAAAAACAAAACTATGATTTGCGAATTAGTATCTAATCCTCTGAAGTTAAGAAAATTCTTTGTGCTACTAACATAATGGTCTCACATTTCTTTTGCACCATGTTTATTTGATATTATTTCATATCTATACTCTAAGGTAAGTCTTACTTGGACGAAACCATATGAACACACTTATATGCCAGTCTTGAAAAATAAGGAGATGATTGTTTACTAAAATTAAGGACATATTTGATAGGACACAACTATAAACAATATATGGTTGATGCGTCTGAATCCTGCCCAGAGCGTTTTTAGTGTATCTTCAGGTAAACTCCTTGCTTCCCTACGGAAAATAATAGATTATCACAATAACATCTTTTATGTTCCATACAAGAACATCTACATTTACAAAGTCCATCATTTAGTCAAAACTCAAATCTATAATACTCTAGTCCCTACTccataaaatactaaaattacaATCCATCATGTCTATCATTATAAAGGTTAACATTCATAAAGAAAATGATTAAAGAAACTATAACCACAtgagaaaatatatatatgaagcaTTTTAAAAGCAGGATACAGAATAAATCTGACATGTATCCTAGTGTTATGCAATTTGAAATATCTATATGCTGGCTGATGTGTTATTTCTCAAGTGTGCAGCTGCAATACTTTTAGTGATAGGTTTGCTATAAGTTAGTTTGAGGTTGCAAATATTTCGTTTTTATGGAAATGCTTGCAgcatgattttttaaaatttgcctTGCAGCTTATACAAATAATTACATCAAAAAGTTATCCAGATTGAGATAATATCACAACTCATATTTGCAAATCTTGTCGGTCTGTATTTTTCGTGTTGCCCATTAAATCACATCACGTGCATTCCTTTGCATTTTTGTATTCATGCCCCACAACTCCGCAGATTTCGAGCCAGTAATCTCTTTATTTGAGTTACCTTTTACTGTGACACTTTTACCTCGCTCACATGCTTTGTCGGTCACATTATCTTATTACTTTCAAGAAAAACTCTTTTGGTAATTGGTTAGATGCTCTTCGCATTTGCAAATGGCAACAGATTGATGAATTTCACTTGGTTCCAGCCCATGGAAAATAATGAACATGGCttgctctcttcttcttccttcttttttttttaatctgaatattCCTTGCGAGTACTGCTACAGTtcccaatctgaaatcaatatatgTTTTGTTTTCGGAACTTGTGGAACAATTTAGTAGTGTTGGACTGGTGAACCTCGCTGCCAATTTGATCTTTTGTACGGTGCAACATGTGATCCAAGTGAATGCTTTATATTTGTTATATTTGTTTGCAGAGCGCTCCAATATCAATCCTGGAGAATCACGAGCTGGCGAGTATGACTCTGGAATATAGGAGGGAGTGTGGGAGGGACAGCGTTCTGCAATCCCTCACCGCAGTCGCTAATGACTGCACTGGTGGCCTTCCAGAAGCTAGCATCGAGTGCCAGCATCTGCTGCAGCTGGAATGCGGGGCCGAGATTGTTAGGGGACGGACACAGTGGAGGCCCAGGCGTGCCTCCGGTCCCACTTCAGCTGGAAGTGCTTGATGTTGCGTTTGAAATACTGATGCTTTTTCCATTCTCAATTGGGGCAGGAGGGAGCTTAGTGGGTTTGGTCTTTTCTTTTTAAAGATTGCTCTTCTGTAAAATTCCAAGTGATCGAATGTAGGAATAGAGGGACCAGATCTTATTGCTTATTATGTTCGTTGGTTTTTTTTCCCCTTATTCTCATCATCCGGACCTGATTTTTATTGGATTCATGCTGTATGCTCCTTGTAAGTAATTCAGCAATGCTGCTGTATAATTTTCTGCCAAAATTTTGGAAGTAACCATAATTAGTTTTTGATTGGTATGATGTGTTTTTGTAATTGGTGCTCCCCCCACCTAGAAGTATGTAGGTTAAAGGTGGTTTTGATAGGATTGGAGGGCATTGGGGCCCCGTCTTCAATTGTAAGAGGGCAGGCAGATATCAGCTGCTGGTTTCTTTGGAATTGCCCTCTCTCAAGGCGGGCAGATATTAGCTGCTGGTCTCTTTGGAAGTGCTCTCTCTGATTGTTTGTTGGCTGGATAGAATGGAAGCCACAGATGCTCAACAAATTTGAACGGGAGGCTAAGAAACGCATTTCCTCTTAGATCTGAATGTATAATATTTTCCCCTATCGGTCTCTGATTTTCTTTTTGGTGGCTGTGATTACGTTGTCTTCTGCTGGTGGACATTGTGTATTTCGGTGGTGGCCGTGATTAAGTTGTAGACgtgagaaattattggttagaataattttattatatgtattttgtattatctaataataaatcagtatattattttttattgaaaaaaaaatggattgttatctaaatttgattgaaaatttggaatgaaaaattttttattattaattattattgatcaattaatatttttgttgttttgaataaaaaaattcacATTTTTAGATAGTATATCAGTTTATTATTGAATGATGcaatatatatatagtaaaacaATACTAATCAATCATTCCTCTTATAGCATGGGTTCATCTCATGTCATGAGGGACGTGTATGATATGGATGGGTAATAAATATGGATTTGATTGTATGTCATGGCATGGAAATTGACTCTTGAATTTCATGGTAAAATGTGTTCCTAGTTACATATTTTCTTTTCGATAATAAGATGCGAGTTCCACTGATTGTTTCATAATCGTATCGACTACTCGGGAGAGGTGCTCCCATGGTCCGGATCTTGGTGGTAACATCGGAGGGGTTAAACGTATAAGAAGTACCTGCAGTGCTCGTGCGAGGGTTGCGTGGTTTAATCTTCTCAACTGTGTGAGAAACACGATCAGAGTCCCATCTTCTGGATCGAGTGGCTtaacctttattttttttttaaaaaaggaaaaaattccCCATACTAGTTATCCGATTATAAACTAAAGTCCTGGCCTGTGGGCTTTGTACCAAACAATCGACAAATTCTTAATTAATGATTTTCGAGAAAATAAACTTTATATGAgtgcaatatttttttaataacaaaaaataccatgatgagtctataaaatTAGGGTGTTGCATCGTGTTGTAAATAGACCCCACTGCAGGCACTATTCGCCATTGTAACAGTTACAACAGCGGTTGTGTCTCAGAAGTCAAGTTCTAATCCTAAAATAATCATTGTTATAACAGGTGCTACGCAACATTATTGCAGAAAACAATGAATAATATGGCTTTATCTTTCCATTCACTTTTCATTGAGTAAACATTATCTTTGGTCCATAACAtcacttttagaaaaaaaaattgatgcaaaagaaattagattttttgaagATCAACTCTTTATCTAGAGCAAAAGAAAAAGTTAAAATAATGGTATTTTTCTGTtattatatacataatatataacaGAAGGGTCTCAAAACTGTTATAATAGACATTATAACAGTTATAAAACCATTATTTTAACCTTGAgagattggaaaaaaaaaaagtactcgGTGAAAAAATTAGCTGTATGGCTAAACAAAAACTGGTACCACACTCGTCTTTATATCAAAAGTCGCCGGCCGGCACAAAACCCAGGccaatcataagataaaaaataaaattcatgtaGTACCTTttcctaaaaaaaatgaaaaaaaaaaaaaaaaatcatatggtaCCCGGTCATTCGGGTTTGCACCCACGAAACCAATCCATATCCAGTCCAAGCCTAGCCAAGTCTCGCGTGTAAGACAAGAAGCATGGCGGCGTTGCTCGCTGGAGAAACTCGCAGCACGCGCTGAAAGCCTCAAAGACGGACTCGGCGGCGTGGCACGATTCGAAGACGTACAATGGCAGCGAAGCGGGACGGCATTGCTCTTCTCGCTCCAACGCACCTTCTCTGGTGATGGTGGCGATGCAGATGACCACGACAACGAGCAGTCCAATAATGGTCACAAGTCTCCCCACTATGATCCCAATCGATGGCTCGCTCGCTCGCTTCGATGACCCTCCAAGTTTGGATCTCATATTGTCGTGATCCTGAAAGGTCTTGCAGGGTTGCACCCTGACCCAGCTTAAATATCGAGGATTGGGTACCGGCAAGAGGATTTATTCAGAAGGACTTACGAGAGCAGGACTCCCGTGTTTTTGGAGCTACGGGGGACGTTGTTTGACTTCTATTAGAATTGCTGTTAATGGGTTGCTTGCTGGGGTAGTTCTCTCACGGTATCCGAACTCTCAAgtggaattataaataaattcagAGCGGAGAAAGGCGACAGGGGAAGCACTGAATATAAAAGTTTTCTAATAGATAAGTTTATGGAATCTAAATCTGGATAGATATAATAATAAGAAGTGTCTTGCTTCGATATATGTTTCCTTTGAACcattgtaattaattttatcgTTTAAACTAGGCTACAAGTTTGGTTAACGCAGAAAATAAAACTCCTTGCATCATCCACTTTATCTGTCACGTTGCCTTTTGAAATTAAGAGAGTTATGTTTCCAAATTATCTGGTATTTATATACATTTAAAAGCATTAACCGGATGAACCTGTTAAAATTCTAAATACCTATTTACCTTTAGATGGAGGGCTAAGATTGAATATTtagaataaatattataaattaaaaaacgtATCCCCTCAAAACTCTTTTTGTGGGCGTGGAATATAGCAGGGTGCCACGTTTTAGGGTTAAACACAGGACTACTTTTCTAGCGTGTGGGATGTGAAGACTGGTGCCAATCATCATGCAGAGTCATGCTATGCTAGTTCATGTTGAACATAACCttttctccctccctctctctctctctctctctcaaaaaattattgatcCTCTTCCAATTAGATAGAATTCTTGATAAGCCTATGGAATTGAGGACCTTCAAAATACCTCTGCTAATTGATTAAATATTGACGTCTTGTCTTTGAACAAGTCTTGCATACAATGGGAAGGAACCTCTTGAGGGAGTCATGCGTGAGCTAGAATGATTCGATACAGAATGGAGAGATCCAAGGTTGCACCTACAAATTGGGATGATgtgttcttttaaaaaaatatatatttaaggtAATTCCTTTTTTTTAAGACTCCAAAATTAAGAGTGGCAATCAAAACCAGTCGGGCAAAATAGGTATTCAATGGATAcataatagatcaaaaaatttattgatctgAACCCAACATACTTAAGTATAAAAAATCCACATC
The sequence above is a segment of the Elaeis guineensis isolate ETL-2024a chromosome 7, EG11, whole genome shotgun sequence genome. Coding sequences within it:
- the PTE gene encoding palmitoyl-acyl carrier protein thioesterase, chloroplastic (The RefSeq protein has 6 substitutions compared to this genomic sequence); amino-acid sequence: MVASIVAWAFFPTPSFSPTASAKASKTIGEGSENLNVRGIIAKPTSSSAAKQGKVMAQAVPKINGAKVGLKAESQKAEEDAAPSSAPRTFYNQLPDWSVLLAAVTTIFLAAEKQWTLLDWKPRRPDMLTGAFSLGKIVQDGLVFRQNFSIRSYEIGADRTASIETLMNHLQETALNHVRNAGLLGDGFGATPEMSKRNLIWVVTKMQVLIEHYPSWGDVVEVDTWVGASGKNGMRRDWHVRDYRTGQTILRATSIWVMMDKHTRKLSKMPEEVRAEIGPYFMEHAAIVDEDSRKLPKLDDDTADYIKWGLTPRWSDLDVNQHVNNVKYIGWILESAPISILENHELASMTLEYRRECGRDSVLQSLTAVANDCTGGLPEASIECQHLLQLECGAEIVRGRTQWRPRRASGPTSAGSA